The following are encoded in a window of Poecile atricapillus isolate bPoeAtr1 chromosome 3, bPoeAtr1.hap1, whole genome shotgun sequence genomic DNA:
- the LOC131577816 gene encoding atrophin-1-like translates to MERTAPGHTRGASPGPGHTPGCARTRTPAPARRGRSPRQPRAVRGVRGTARQPRAPPAPQLRPSVSAAPPGGAARRCPFKAAQPRAHSSGRVTVPGSGWRHPAIPPAVHPAAAGRAPGNKGGIKIEGREEE, encoded by the exons ATGGAGAGAACCGCTCCGGGCCACACGCGGGGAGCATCACCCGGGCCCGGGCACACCCCGGGCTGCGCTCGGACCCGCACCCCGGCAccggcccggcggggccgcTCTCCCCGGCAGCCCCGGGCGGTGCGGGGAGTGCGGGGCACAGCCCGGCAGCCCCgcgcccccccggccccgcagctGCGCCCGTCCGTCAGCGCCGCCCCCCCGGGCGGGGCCGCCCGGCGCTGCCCCTTTAAGGCAGCGCAGCCCCGCGCGCATTCCAGCGGCCGCGTCACCGTTCCGGGAAGCGGGTGGCGTCACCCCGCCATCCCTCCCGCTGTCCATcccgcggcggcggggcgggcccCGGGGAACAAAGGCGGGATAAAAATAGAAG GTAGAGAAGAGGAATAA
- the ATF3 gene encoding cyclic AMP-dependent transcription factor ATF-3, with protein sequence MMVQHSGQVSALEVSASAIVPTLSPAGSLGFDDFTNLTPLVKEELRFAIQNKRQFHRMSSTLDTVTVSERPVETSMLKTEFSPEEDERKKRRRERNKIAAAKCRNKKKEKTECLQKESEKLETINAELKAQIEELKNEKQHLIYMLNLHRPTCIVRAQNGRTPEDERNLFIQQIKEGTLQG encoded by the exons ATGATGGTCCAACACTCAGGCCAAGTATCTGCATTAGAAGTCAGCGCCTCCGCAATTGTTCCCACTTTGTCCCCTGCAGGGTCACTGGGGTTTGATGATTTCACAAATTTAACCCCCCTGGTGAAGGAGGAACTGAGATTTGCCATTCAGAACAAGCGTCAGTTCCACAGGATGTCTTCCACTTTGGACACAGTGACTGTCTCTGAAAGGCCAGTTGAAACATCAATGCTGAAAACAGAG TTTTCTCCTGAAgaggatgaaagaaaaaagagaagaagggaaaggaataaaattgCTGCAGCAAAGTGCCgaaataaaaagaaggaaaaaacagaatgtTTGCAAAAA GAATCAGAGAAGCTGGAAACGATCAATGCGGAGTTGAAAGCCCAGATTGAGGAGCTGAAGAACGAGAAGCAGCATTTGATATACATGCTAAATCTGCACAGGCCCACATGTATAGTGCGTGCACAGAACGGAAGGACACCTGAAGATGAAAGAAATCTTTTTATTCAACAGATCAAAGAAGGCACGTTACAAGGTTAA